One stretch of Saccharomonospora xinjiangensis XJ-54 DNA includes these proteins:
- a CDS encoding Crp/Fnr family transcriptional regulator, translating to MDETLARAGIFQGVEPAAAEALAQTLETVDFPRGHVIFNEGEPGDKLYIIKSGKVKIGRKSADGRENLFQIMGPSDMFGELSIFDPGPRTSTATTVTEVSAVTMDRPALRQWISTRPEIAEQLLRVVARRLRRTNNMVAELIFTDVPGRVARALLQLAQRFGSQEAGLLRVTHDLTQEEIAQYVGASRETVNKALADFAHRGWLRLEGKSVLILDPERLARRAR from the coding sequence GTGGACGAGACCCTGGCCCGCGCGGGCATCTTCCAGGGTGTGGAACCGGCGGCGGCAGAGGCGCTCGCACAGACTCTGGAGACGGTGGATTTCCCCCGCGGCCACGTGATCTTCAACGAGGGCGAGCCGGGGGACAAGCTCTACATCATCAAGTCGGGCAAGGTGAAGATCGGCCGTAAGTCTGCCGACGGCCGCGAGAACCTGTTCCAGATCATGGGCCCTTCGGACATGTTCGGCGAGCTGTCGATCTTCGACCCCGGCCCGCGTACCTCGACCGCTACGACGGTCACCGAGGTCAGCGCGGTCACGATGGACCGTCCCGCGTTGCGGCAGTGGATCTCGACGCGACCGGAGATCGCCGAACAACTGCTCCGCGTCGTCGCACGCCGGCTCCGCCGCACCAACAACATGGTCGCCGAGCTGATCTTCACCGATGTCCCCGGCCGGGTCGCCAGGGCGCTGCTCCAGCTCGCGCAGCGCTTCGGCAGCCAGGAGGCCGGTCTGTTGCGGGTCACCCACGACCTGACACAGGAGGAGATCGCCCAGTACGTCGGCGCGTCTCGCGAGACCGTGAACAAGGCACTCGCCGACTTCGCCCACCGCGGCTGGCTGCGGCTGGAAGGCAAGAGTGTGCTGATCCTCGACCCGGAGCGCCTGGCCCGAAGGGCTCGCTGA